One Pullulanibacillus sp. KACC 23026 DNA segment encodes these proteins:
- a CDS encoding cytochrome c oxidase subunit II, with protein sequence MPKTFRRGILGVLFTALSLFLLSGCSSKYPVLDPAGPVAKEELHLIELSALLCLIVVLPVIILLFVIIAKYRDRPNRKAKYQPEWAESAKLELIWWSIPIIIIIILGTFTARSIFHLQQPVTSASDGTKAKAPITIEVTSMAWKWVFMYPGQGVATVNTLEIPTDRPVQFVLTTDGPMNTLWIPSLGGQEMTMPGMAMRLWLQADKAGTYIGKGGNFSGKGFADMSFKVHAVSQNDFDKWVSNVKNSSPKMTTSTYNKLTKHNVVGVSTYSSYPKSIYTKTIEEYGGKDMKDWMINGTDPSSMPSMSGNSGM encoded by the coding sequence ATGCCAAAGACATTCCGTCGTGGGATCCTTGGCGTGCTTTTCACGGCTCTAAGTCTTTTCCTATTATCGGGCTGCAGTTCAAAATATCCAGTCCTTGATCCTGCCGGTCCTGTCGCTAAAGAAGAGCTTCATCTCATTGAATTATCTGCTTTGCTCTGTTTAATTGTCGTTTTACCGGTCATTATTCTCTTATTTGTCATTATCGCCAAATACCGAGATCGCCCTAATCGGAAAGCAAAGTATCAACCTGAATGGGCAGAAAGTGCTAAGCTCGAGTTAATTTGGTGGTCCATTCCAATTATTATCATTATCATTCTTGGTACTTTTACAGCACGTTCTATCTTTCATTTGCAACAACCAGTAACTTCTGCAAGCGATGGAACAAAGGCTAAGGCACCAATAACAATTGAAGTGACATCAATGGCATGGAAATGGGTCTTTATGTACCCTGGGCAAGGTGTTGCTACGGTTAATACGCTGGAGATCCCGACTGATCGTCCTGTTCAATTTGTATTAACAACTGATGGACCAATGAACACATTATGGATCCCAAGCCTTGGCGGGCAGGAAATGACGATGCCTGGTATGGCTATGCGTTTATGGCTTCAAGCCGATAAAGCAGGTACTTATATTGGTAAAGGCGGGAACTTCTCTGGAAAAGGCTTTGCCGATATGTCCTTTAAAGTTCACGCAGTTAGTCAAAATGATTTTGACAAATGGGTATCTAATGTCAAAAATTCTTCACCCAAAATGACTACGTCCACTTATAACAAATTAACGAAGCATAATGTTGTCGGTGTTTCGACTTATTCATCGTATCCAAAATCAATCTACACGAAAACGATTGAGGAGTATGGCGGAAAAGACATGAAAGACTGGATGATTAATGGAACAGACCCGTCTTCAATGCCAAGTATGTCCGGCAACTCTGGAATGTAA
- a CDS encoding 4Fe-4S dicluster domain-containing protein has product MAFVITSPCIGEKAAECVQVCPVDCIEEGKDMYYIDPEICIDCGACEAVCPVEAIYPEEEVPGEEEKYIQLNRDFFQGR; this is encoded by the coding sequence TTGGCTTTTGTTATTACTTCACCATGTATTGGAGAAAAGGCAGCTGAATGTGTCCAGGTTTGCCCTGTTGATTGTATAGAAGAAGGCAAGGATATGTATTACATTGACCCAGAAATTTGTATAGATTGTGGAGCGTGTGAGGCAGTCTGCCCTGTTGAAGCCATTTATCCAGAAGAAGAAGTTCCAGGTGAGGAAGAGAAGTATATTCAATTAAATAGAGATTTTTTCCAAGGCAGATAA
- a CDS encoding cbb3-type cytochrome c oxidase subunit I: MSSLEDFASHFFVTGEPMIYMADVAIVLVTLGIIFTLTFLKKWKWLWREWITTVDHKKIGIMYLICALLMFFRGGMDALLMRTQLALPDLKFLDPQHYDEIFTTHGTIMILFMAMPFIFSVFNIAVPLQIGARDVAFPYLNAVSFWLFFFGAMLFNLSFVIGGSPDAGWISYPPLTELGFDPGPGENYYLLAISISGIGSIATGINFIVTILKMRAPGMSLMKMPLFSWSVLSASIVVIFAFPALTIALALLLFDRLFGTHFFTMTHGGSPMMFVNLFWLWGHPEVYIVVLPAFGIYSEVVAAFSKKRVFGYASMVTSLMIIAVINYLVWAHHFFIMGAGAGVNTYFAIASMIIAIPTGVKIFNWLFTMYRGKIQFTLPMLWTIAFIPCFAIGGSTGVMLATVPADYQEHNSYFMIAHFHNVLIGGTVFGLIAGMYYWWPKMFGHKLNHTLGVWAFWLFQIGFYVCFFPQYVLGFMGMTRRVFTYSANAGWTSLNFISSIGAYAMGLGFIFIVVQVLYSIKHGERDTTGDAWGVGRTLEWAIPSPAPHYNFAHTPEVRDRDEFWYMKERGESLAELNKTKVFKPIHMPKNSAKPFMMSLFFFISGFGFVFTWYVIGFAGLIGVFVCMWLRSQDQHTDYYIPVDEIKKTEASYGRYIGEVIGK; the protein is encoded by the coding sequence ATGTCTAGTCTTGAGGACTTCGCCTCACACTTTTTTGTGACCGGTGAACCTATGATTTATATGGCAGATGTCGCAATTGTTCTTGTTACGCTTGGCATCATTTTCACGCTTACCTTCCTAAAAAAATGGAAATGGTTATGGCGTGAATGGATTACAACAGTTGACCATAAAAAAATTGGGATTATGTATTTGATTTGCGCACTTTTAATGTTCTTTAGAGGTGGGATGGATGCCCTTCTTATGAGAACGCAATTAGCTTTACCAGATCTTAAGTTTCTAGATCCACAACACTATGATGAAATTTTTACAACTCATGGTACAATCATGATTCTTTTCATGGCGATGCCATTCATTTTTTCCGTATTCAATATTGCTGTTCCGCTTCAAATTGGAGCACGTGACGTCGCATTTCCTTATTTAAATGCCGTCAGTTTTTGGTTGTTCTTCTTCGGTGCTATGCTCTTTAACCTATCCTTCGTAATTGGAGGTTCACCAGATGCCGGCTGGATCAGCTATCCACCGTTAACTGAATTAGGCTTTGACCCAGGCCCTGGTGAAAATTACTATTTACTAGCTATTTCAATTTCAGGAATAGGCAGTATTGCAACTGGTATTAACTTTATTGTCACCATTTTAAAAATGCGTGCACCTGGCATGTCTCTGATGAAAATGCCGCTCTTTAGCTGGTCTGTTCTGTCAGCAAGTATCGTTGTTATCTTTGCTTTCCCTGCATTAACAATTGCCTTGGCTCTCTTATTATTTGATCGTTTGTTTGGAACCCATTTCTTTACAATGACCCACGGCGGAAGTCCAATGATGTTCGTTAACCTGTTCTGGCTATGGGGGCATCCTGAGGTTTACATTGTAGTTCTGCCTGCTTTTGGTATTTACTCTGAGGTCGTTGCCGCTTTCTCGAAAAAACGAGTATTTGGTTACGCATCAATGGTCACATCACTCATGATCATTGCAGTAATTAACTATCTCGTTTGGGCTCACCACTTCTTTATCATGGGGGCAGGTGCTGGGGTTAACACTTATTTTGCCATCGCATCTATGATTATTGCGATTCCAACTGGTGTTAAAATCTTCAACTGGTTATTTACTATGTACCGAGGAAAAATCCAGTTTACACTTCCAATGCTATGGACGATTGCTTTTATTCCGTGTTTCGCGATTGGCGGTTCTACTGGAGTTATGCTTGCAACGGTTCCAGCTGATTATCAGGAACATAATAGTTACTTTATGATTGCTCACTTCCACAACGTTTTAATCGGTGGAACAGTCTTTGGTCTCATTGCTGGTATGTATTATTGGTGGCCTAAAATGTTTGGCCATAAATTAAATCATACCTTAGGTGTTTGGGCTTTCTGGTTATTCCAAATCGGTTTCTATGTCTGTTTCTTCCCTCAATATGTGCTTGGATTCATGGGAATGACACGCCGCGTGTTTACGTACTCTGCTAACGCTGGTTGGACGAGTTTGAACTTTATCTCATCCATTGGTGCCTATGCAATGGGTCTTGGGTTTATTTTCATTGTGGTTCAGGTGCTTTACAGCATTAAACATGGTGAAAGAGATACAACTGGAGATGCTTGGGGGGTTGGACGTACACTTGAATGGGCGATTCCTTCACCAGCACCGCATTATAACTTTGCTCATACTCCAGAAGTACGTGATCGCGATGAGTTTTGGTATATGAAGGAACGCGGTGAATCACTTGCTGAACTTAACAAAACAAAAGTATTCAAACCCATTCATATGCCTAAGAATTCAGCAAAACCGTTTATGATGTCTCTCTTCTTCTTTATCTCGGGATTCGGATTTGTATTTACTTGGTACGTGATCGGATTTGCTGGTTTAATCGGGGTCTTTGTATGCATGTGGCTGCGTTCACAAGATCAACATACAGACTATTACATCCCTGTTGATGAAATCAAAAAAACCGAAGCATCTTACGGAAGGTATATAGGGGAGGTTATCGGAAAATGA
- a CDS encoding Crp/Fnr family transcriptional regulator — translation MSDQTALLKSIPIFSELTTYELAQVETISILRDYEKKSYIFMEGEKREAVYFIQKGTIKTFKLDSNGKEQLISLLYPGDMFPHVGFFDDSPYPATAEAVVKAQLVMIQIEEFNALLIERPGIALKVMKILGQKIQALTQRIQELISDDVYHRTVNTLIRLASESDRSEDGMLILNAPITNQDFANMVGSSRETINRIFNQFKKEGLLEINKRKIKIIDLEGLKQTLK, via the coding sequence GTGAGCGATCAAACAGCCTTACTAAAATCAATTCCCATTTTCTCGGAATTAACTACCTATGAACTAGCACAAGTTGAGACCATTTCAATCCTTCGCGATTATGAGAAGAAAAGTTATATATTTATGGAAGGCGAGAAAAGGGAAGCGGTCTATTTCATTCAAAAAGGGACCATTAAAACATTTAAGCTGGATTCAAATGGAAAGGAGCAATTGATCTCTCTTTTATATCCCGGAGACATGTTTCCACATGTGGGATTTTTTGATGACAGTCCCTATCCGGCAACAGCTGAGGCTGTTGTAAAAGCACAGTTAGTGATGATACAAATTGAAGAGTTCAATGCGCTATTAATAGAAAGACCTGGAATTGCCCTAAAGGTGATGAAAATCTTAGGGCAAAAGATTCAAGCACTCACTCAACGGATTCAAGAACTTATTTCTGACGATGTTTACCATCGTACAGTTAATACACTAATAAGGTTAGCCAGTGAAAGTGATCGAAGTGAAGATGGAATGCTCATACTTAATGCCCCCATTACGAATCAGGATTTTGCAAATATGGTCGGGTCTTCACGCGAAACGATTAATAGAATATTTAATCAATTCAAAAAAGAGGGCCTGCTTGAAATAAACAAAAGAAAAATAAAAATAATAGACCTTGAAGGATTGAAACAAACGTTAAAATGA
- a CDS encoding DUF2249 domain-containing protein, with translation MILETFEALNPGTYMELIHDHNPKPLFYEFKIERPGAFEWEYLEEGPEIWRVAIKKLK, from the coding sequence ATGATATTGGAAACATTTGAGGCATTGAATCCAGGAACATATATGGAATTGATACATGATCACAACCCCAAACCGCTTTTTTACGAATTTAAGATTGAAAGACCAGGTGCTTTCGAGTGGGAATATCTTGAAGAAGGTCCGGAAATTTGGAGAGTTGCAATTAAGAAGCTGAAGTAA
- a CDS encoding GbsR/MarR family transcriptional regulator: MSNSSQSKIDEQIDRARERVIETISQNMHLYGVTPSIGRLYGILFFNEEPLTLDNMKEELKMSKTSMSTSVRTLTDLNMVEKVWRKGERKDLYTAKKDWYDIFIHYFSNEWRKVVQINVSAINESLNELDSLLTNEDLLTDQQRDVISKDREKLLYSKEYYEWLTRLFDFFESDEIFKAVQRLDQEKKN, encoded by the coding sequence ATGTCAAATTCATCACAATCAAAAATCGATGAACAAATTGACCGGGCTCGTGAGCGAGTTATTGAAACCATTTCACAAAACATGCATTTATATGGCGTTACACCTTCTATTGGAAGATTGTATGGCATCCTTTTCTTTAATGAGGAACCCCTAACGCTTGATAATATGAAGGAAGAACTCAAAATGAGTAAGACAAGCATGAGTACTTCTGTTCGAACGCTGACCGATCTGAATATGGTTGAAAAAGTGTGGCGCAAAGGGGAACGAAAGGATTTGTATACCGCTAAGAAAGACTGGTATGACATTTTCATTCATTATTTTTCTAACGAATGGAGAAAAGTGGTTCAAATTAACGTGAGCGCCATCAACGAATCATTGAATGAGCTTGACTCTCTTTTAACAAATGAGGATTTGTTGACCGACCAACAGCGTGATGTCATTTCAAAGGATCGTGAAAAGCTTCTTTATTCTAAAGAGTATTATGAATGGTTAACTCGTTTATTCGATTTCTTTGAGTCAGATGAAATATTTAAGGCTGTTCAACGTTTAGATCAAGAAAAAAAGAATTAA
- a CDS encoding glycine betaine/L-proline ABC transporter ATP-binding protein — protein MNKIEVRQVTKVFGKQPKQALDYLNKGHSKKDILEKTGMTVGVNQASFDIQDGEIFVIMGLSGSGKSTLIRLLNRLIEPTAGSVLIDGEDITKMGKEALRQVRRKKMSMVFQRFALFPHRTIVENTEYGLEIQGMPKKERREKAMAALELVGLQGYEAMKPNELSGGMQQRVGLARALANNTDVLFMDEAFSALDPLIRKDMQDELLELQGKMKKTIVFITHDLDEALRIGDRIALMKDGVIVQIGTPEDILRNPADDYVKQFIEDVNVTKVFTAQNVMKRPETVEISRGPNVAARLMKDAGVSTVYAIDKNKHLLGIIYFEDAAKAMDKDGQLKDLVKPIHSVRPDTLLSDMFDVIAASPVPVAVTTEEGRLLGIVGKSAIIDVMAHSSDALNEEVTS, from the coding sequence TTGAATAAAATTGAAGTCCGACAAGTGACTAAAGTTTTTGGGAAACAACCGAAACAAGCATTAGATTATTTAAATAAAGGACATTCCAAAAAGGACATACTTGAAAAAACCGGAATGACCGTGGGGGTCAATCAAGCAAGCTTTGATATCCAAGATGGGGAAATATTTGTCATCATGGGATTATCGGGAAGTGGGAAATCGACACTTATACGCCTGCTGAATCGACTGATTGAACCGACGGCCGGTTCGGTTTTAATTGACGGAGAGGATATTACGAAAATGGGAAAAGAAGCACTCCGTCAAGTAAGAAGAAAGAAAATGAGTATGGTGTTTCAGCGCTTTGCCTTATTCCCACATCGGACAATCGTTGAGAATACGGAATATGGGCTTGAAATCCAAGGAATGCCAAAGAAAGAACGTCGTGAAAAAGCGATGGCTGCTCTTGAGCTTGTCGGCCTACAAGGCTATGAAGCGATGAAGCCAAATGAATTGAGCGGTGGGATGCAGCAGCGCGTGGGTCTTGCCCGGGCATTAGCCAACAATACCGATGTTCTTTTTATGGACGAAGCCTTTAGTGCATTGGATCCTCTTATTCGTAAAGACATGCAGGATGAACTTTTGGAACTGCAAGGGAAGATGAAAAAAACCATTGTTTTCATTACACATGACTTAGATGAAGCCCTTCGAATTGGAGACCGAATCGCTTTGATGAAGGATGGCGTTATTGTTCAAATCGGAACTCCTGAAGATATTCTAAGGAATCCTGCAGACGATTATGTAAAACAGTTTATTGAAGACGTCAATGTAACGAAAGTATTTACAGCCCAAAATGTGATGAAGCGTCCTGAAACGGTAGAAATAAGTCGAGGACCAAATGTGGCGGCAAGACTCATGAAGGATGCCGGTGTTTCGACCGTCTATGCCATTGATAAAAACAAACATCTTCTCGGAATTATCTATTTTGAAGATGCGGCGAAAGCAATGGATAAAGACGGACAGTTGAAAGATCTGGTTAAACCGATTCATTCGGTAAGACCGGACACGCTCTTAAGTGATATGTTTGACGTCATTGCGGCATCACCTGTTCCGGTGGCTGTTACGACAGAAGAAGGCAGACTTCTCGGGATTGTAGGGAAAAGTGCCATTATTGATGTCATGGCTCACTCAAGCGACGCACTGAATGAGGAGGTGACATCATGA